A stretch of Myceligenerans xiligouense DNA encodes these proteins:
- a CDS encoding NAD(P)-dependent alcohol dehydrogenase, with product MRAVIQDRYGTADVVRLGDLPRPEPAAGEVVVRVHAASLNGSDRENLTGSPFYARLAGLRRPRRPVPGSDMAGVVTAVGQDVTDLTVGDEVYGELSGYRGALAEYVATPPTLLAHKPAGLSFTEAAAIPQAGCIAWRAVHGKVRPGDTVLVNGAGGAGGAFVVGLARHAGAEVTAVDRTDKADHLRRLGADHTIGFETEDWARHRERYDLIVDLVARRSPYRVHRALRPGGTYLLVGGRTRTLLATLAAGPAIRWLTGKRVRVLAVPQSRDDLIAVTHLVTTGAVVPAIDRVYPLGEAPAAYERLAAGANRGKIVVEVAAGHTGRPTRPPRAGSAP from the coding sequence GTGCGCGCGGTCATCCAGGACAGATACGGCACCGCCGACGTCGTCCGCCTGGGCGACCTCCCCCGGCCGGAACCCGCCGCCGGAGAAGTCGTGGTGCGTGTTCACGCCGCCTCACTCAACGGCTCGGACCGGGAGAACCTCACCGGCAGCCCCTTCTACGCCCGCCTGGCCGGCCTGCGGCGCCCACGGCGACCCGTCCCCGGCTCCGACATGGCCGGCGTCGTCACCGCCGTCGGCCAGGATGTCACCGACCTCACCGTGGGGGACGAGGTCTACGGCGAACTCTCCGGCTACCGCGGCGCTCTCGCCGAGTACGTCGCGACCCCGCCGACACTCCTGGCGCACAAGCCCGCCGGGTTGTCGTTCACCGAGGCCGCCGCCATCCCGCAGGCAGGCTGCATCGCCTGGCGCGCCGTGCACGGAAAGGTCCGGCCCGGGGACACGGTCCTCGTCAACGGGGCGGGTGGGGCCGGCGGGGCGTTCGTCGTCGGCCTGGCCAGACACGCCGGAGCCGAGGTGACCGCCGTCGACCGCACCGACAAGGCCGACCACCTGCGTCGTCTCGGCGCCGACCACACGATCGGCTTCGAGACCGAGGACTGGGCCCGCCACCGCGAGCGCTACGACCTGATCGTCGACCTCGTCGCCCGCCGCTCCCCCTACCGGGTGCACCGCGCACTGCGACCCGGCGGCACCTACCTCCTGGTGGGCGGCCGCACCCGCACCCTGCTCGCCACGCTCGCGGCCGGCCCGGCGATCCGGTGGCTCACGGGAAAACGGGTACGCGTCCTGGCGGTCCCGCAGAGCCGCGACGACCTGATCGCCGTGACACACCTGGTCACCACCGGCGCCGTCGTGCCCGCCATCGACCGCGTGTATCCGCTCGGCGAGGCGCCGGCGGCGTACGAACGCCTCGCGGCCGGCGCGAACCGGGGCAAGATCGTGGTGGAGGTCGCCGCGGGGCACACCGGCCGTCCTACTCGACCTCCCCGCGCTGGATCCGCTCCCTGA
- a CDS encoding helix-turn-helix domain-containing protein yields MESQYKPDQSRFMTLTDVCKTLDVSSAIVYGLLRSGELPGIQVGPKKVWRIERSRFEEYIAAQYAQVRERIQRGEVE; encoded by the coding sequence ATGGAAAGTCAGTACAAGCCCGACCAATCCCGCTTCATGACCCTGACCGACGTCTGCAAGACGCTCGACGTCTCCAGCGCGATCGTCTACGGCCTGCTGCGCAGCGGGGAACTGCCCGGCATCCAGGTGGGACCGAAGAAGGTCTGGCGGATCGAGCGGTCCCGCTTCGAGGAGTACATCGCCGCTCAGTACGCGCAGGTCAGGGAGCGGATCCAGCGCGGGGAGGTCGAGTAG